Proteins from one Paraburkholderia acidisoli genomic window:
- a CDS encoding glycosyltransferase family 4 protein, with product MRVAIVTHVVRHNDGQGRVNHEIARAALAEGFEVTLIASHVAPEMLAHPNVKWVSVKPSRWWPTNLLRQQVFALKSALWLRRHRSEYDVLHVNGFITWAHADVNTAHFVHGGWARSKYYPFGLTRGVWSAYQFVYTRANAVLERWAYRRSRVIAAVSRKVADEIRDSGGDPVERLDVIYNGVDTRGFASAHADRAKFDLPAEAFLLLFVGDLRTPRKNLGTVLHALKQMPDHVHLAVAGYLPGSPYPELARELGIANRVHFLGLVSDMPTLMRSVDTYVFPSRYEAMSLSLLEAMAAGLPVVTARTAGGAEIITPECGIVLEDPDDVTALAHAVVALASDRTRRLAMGVAAADLAGQFGWARMAAQYIALYRQLAGDANEAVRHASREEPAFAATLPGGQTLRQLPARISAE from the coding sequence GTGAGAGTCGCAATCGTCACGCACGTCGTGCGCCATAACGACGGCCAGGGGCGCGTCAACCATGAAATCGCGCGCGCGGCGCTCGCCGAAGGATTCGAAGTCACGCTGATCGCATCGCATGTCGCGCCGGAAATGCTCGCGCATCCCAACGTGAAATGGGTGAGCGTGAAGCCGTCGCGCTGGTGGCCGACGAATCTGCTGCGCCAGCAGGTGTTCGCGTTGAAGAGCGCGCTGTGGCTGCGCCGTCATCGCAGCGAATACGACGTGCTGCATGTGAACGGCTTCATCACGTGGGCGCACGCCGACGTCAACACGGCGCATTTCGTGCACGGCGGCTGGGCGCGCAGCAAGTACTATCCGTTCGGACTCACGCGTGGCGTGTGGTCGGCGTATCAATTCGTCTATACGCGCGCCAACGCCGTGCTCGAACGCTGGGCTTACCGGCGCTCGCGCGTGATCGCGGCCGTCTCGCGCAAGGTCGCCGACGAGATTCGCGACTCGGGCGGCGACCCGGTCGAGCGCCTCGACGTGATCTACAACGGCGTGGATACGCGCGGCTTCGCCTCGGCGCATGCCGACCGCGCGAAGTTCGATTTGCCCGCCGAAGCCTTCCTGCTGCTGTTCGTGGGCGACCTGCGCACGCCGCGCAAGAATCTCGGCACCGTGCTGCACGCGCTCAAGCAAATGCCCGATCACGTGCATCTGGCGGTGGCCGGTTATCTGCCGGGCAGCCCGTATCCGGAGCTCGCGCGCGAACTCGGTATTGCGAACCGCGTGCATTTTCTCGGTCTCGTAAGCGATATGCCCACGTTGATGCGTTCCGTGGACACCTACGTCTTTCCTTCGCGCTACGAAGCGATGAGTCTCTCGCTGCTCGAAGCGATGGCGGCGGGCTTGCCCGTGGTCACCGCGCGCACGGCGGGCGGCGCGGAAATCATCACGCCCGAGTGCGGCATCGTGCTCGAAGATCCCGACGACGTGACCGCGCTCGCGCACGCTGTCGTCGCGCTCGCGAGCGACCGCACGCGCCGCCTCGCGATGGGCGTGGCGGCCGCCGACCTCGCGGGCCAGTTCGGCTGGGCGCGCATGGCCGCGCAATACATCGCGCTGTATCGACAACTCGCGGGCGACGCCAACGAAGCCGTCCGGCACGCAAGCCGCGAAGAACCCGCATTCGCCGCCACCCTCCCGGGTGGCCAGACGCTGCGCCAGTTGCCGGCGCGGATCTCCGCTGAATAA
- a CDS encoding glycosyltransferase, which translates to MSGTQVHVHLFYGADPRRYRKGENIGSLYGYHHAESAEFALDFAKDSRETAPVRFARRALKAALGFDFLHAWRNRRAILDADVIWTHTEQEHLAVALVLLMLAKKGGTRPLLLAQSVWLLDRWPGYGALRRAMYRRLLARADLLTTLASENAALCGTYFGRAARHVLYGLNTADFPLCPPSHWKPNKPVRVAAIGNDRDRDWATLVSALGNDARYQVRIATRRRMPASARADNVEIVRVSGIQQQHTLYEWADIIVVPLRPNTHASGITVMLEAAALGKPMIATKVGALEDYFDDQAASYVAPFDPQQLREAVDKLVADPARTLEQAREACEQLRSRDLTTQHFARQHAQLTREMLQERDPRIGNVTARAPREPGVAARGT; encoded by the coding sequence ATGAGCGGTACGCAAGTCCACGTCCATCTGTTTTATGGCGCCGATCCGCGCCGTTATCGCAAGGGCGAAAATATCGGCAGCCTGTATGGCTACCATCACGCGGAATCCGCGGAGTTCGCGCTCGACTTCGCGAAAGACTCGCGCGAGACCGCGCCCGTGCGTTTCGCGCGCCGCGCGCTCAAGGCGGCGCTCGGGTTCGACTTCCTGCACGCCTGGCGCAATCGCCGCGCGATTCTCGACGCCGACGTCATCTGGACGCACACGGAGCAGGAGCATCTCGCCGTGGCGCTCGTGCTGCTCATGCTCGCGAAGAAGGGCGGCACGCGCCCGCTGCTGCTCGCGCAAAGCGTGTGGCTGCTCGACCGCTGGCCCGGCTATGGCGCGCTGCGCCGCGCGATGTATCGACGTCTGCTGGCGCGCGCCGATCTGCTCACCACGCTCGCGAGCGAGAACGCCGCGCTATGCGGCACGTACTTCGGCCGCGCAGCGCGTCACGTGCTGTACGGCCTCAATACGGCGGACTTTCCGCTGTGTCCGCCGTCGCACTGGAAGCCCAATAAGCCCGTGCGCGTAGCCGCGATCGGCAACGACCGCGATCGCGACTGGGCCACGCTCGTGAGCGCGCTCGGCAACGACGCGCGCTATCAGGTGCGTATCGCCACGCGGCGGCGCATGCCCGCTTCCGCGCGCGCGGACAACGTGGAGATCGTGCGCGTCTCGGGCATTCAGCAGCAGCACACGCTTTACGAGTGGGCCGATATCATCGTGGTGCCGCTGCGCCCGAACACGCATGCGTCGGGGATCACCGTGATGCTCGAAGCGGCCGCGCTCGGCAAGCCGATGATCGCCACGAAGGTGGGCGCGCTCGAAGATTATTTCGACGACCAGGCCGCGAGCTACGTTGCGCCGTTCGATCCGCAGCAACTGCGCGAAGCCGTCGACAAGCTCGTTGCCGATCCCGCGCGCACGCTCGAACAGGCGCGCGAGGCGTGTGAGCAACTGCGCTCGCGCGATCTCACGACGCAGCATTTCGCACGCCAGCATGCGCAACTCACGCGCGAGATGCTGCAAGAGCGCGACCCGCGCATCGGCAACGTGACGGCGAGGGCGCCGCGCGAGCCGGGTGTGGCCGCGCGCGGGACGTAA
- a CDS encoding glycosyltransferase family 2 protein, producing the protein MKVTVLVPTYQRPDDLSRCLSALLRQERAPDQIVVVARADDEATHACLAEHVTPRVLKVDVAIVDEPGQVAALNRGIDAATGDVISITDDDAAPRADWVARIAAAFEADPLLGALGGRDWVHEGGKVLDGERSLVGKLQRSGRIVGNHHLGTGGAREVDLLKGANMSYRREAIGERRFDRQLRGSGAQTHNDMAFSMSVKRAGWKLMYDPLVAVDHFPAPRPGEDPRNAQTLASIRNAAFNLHWILLGHLPPLHRQTAWWWYALVGTRVYPGLVHTGLSALRGGSAGAAFARWRAVRGGAREARRALGALA; encoded by the coding sequence ATGAAAGTGACCGTGCTGGTGCCGACGTATCAGCGTCCTGACGATCTCTCGCGTTGCCTTTCGGCGCTGCTGCGCCAGGAGCGCGCGCCCGATCAGATCGTGGTGGTGGCGCGCGCCGACGACGAGGCCACGCATGCGTGCCTCGCGGAGCACGTGACGCCGCGTGTGCTCAAGGTCGACGTGGCGATCGTCGACGAACCGGGCCAGGTGGCCGCGCTCAATCGCGGTATCGACGCCGCCACGGGCGACGTGATCTCGATCACCGACGACGACGCCGCGCCGCGCGCCGACTGGGTTGCGCGCATCGCCGCCGCGTTCGAGGCGGACCCGTTGCTGGGCGCGCTTGGCGGCCGCGACTGGGTGCACGAAGGCGGCAAGGTGCTCGACGGCGAGCGCTCGCTCGTGGGCAAGCTGCAGCGCTCGGGCCGCATCGTCGGCAATCATCATCTGGGCACGGGCGGCGCGCGCGAAGTGGATCTGCTCAAGGGCGCCAACATGAGCTACCGCCGTGAGGCCATCGGCGAGCGCCGATTCGATCGCCAGTTGCGCGGGAGCGGCGCGCAAACGCACAACGACATGGCGTTCAGCATGAGCGTGAAGCGCGCGGGCTGGAAGCTCATGTACGACCCGCTCGTGGCCGTCGATCATTTCCCGGCGCCGCGCCCCGGCGAAGATCCGCGCAACGCGCAGACGCTCGCCTCCATCCGCAACGCGGCCTTCAATCTGCACTGGATTCTGCTCGGCCACTTGCCGCCGCTGCATCGCCAGACGGCGTGGTGGTGGTACGCACTGGTCGGCACGCGCGTGTATCCCGGCCTGGTGCATACGGGTCTGAGCGCGCTGCGCGGCGGTTCGGCGGGCGCGGCGTTCGCACGCTGGCGCGCGGTACGCGGCGGCGCGCGCGAAGCGCGCCGTGCCCTGGGCGCGCTGGCCTGA
- a CDS encoding O-antigen ligase family protein: MRVSSAWAQDPSAPLPQPGFVPQPQPRAAAASRSGLRRALGRDTLPPLALWLVTALLIGAHQGSALTLLFPVLSIATGLWLYFVNPVRYIGFMWWLWFLSPEVRRLADYGKGGFTPTSLIQVAPLAVTMISGISLLRYYPVLAQRRGLPLLLALLGIAYAFVVGVMSSGPAAAVYDLANWVYPLLIGFHIMVLTRQYPECRQTIVNTFIYGMLVMGAYGLVQFFIMPPWDAMWMIGSNMNSQGDPVPLGVRVFSTMNSSGPFAFAMMGAMVLVMAAQHRVRWVAAAFGFFAFALSLVRSTWGGWAIAMLIQLAKSSNKVRLRIVISAFVLAGVCVPLLTFGPVADRMQQRLNSLVNLSDDQSYEARNQFYAEFAKTAFTDVTGEGMGATGASTKLSSDNGELGKYGSFDSGVMNIPFVLGWPGTLLYMSGVLWLIVRAVRESFRMQEDRYVCACLSLAVSIFAMLVFTNSLVGTGGLLLFSSVFSILSAGHWRKLERRQAFNREVSE, from the coding sequence ATGCGCGTGTCCTCCGCCTGGGCTCAAGACCCTTCCGCGCCGCTACCGCAGCCTGGCTTCGTGCCGCAGCCGCAGCCGCGCGCGGCCGCCGCGTCGCGTTCGGGATTGCGGCGCGCGCTGGGCCGCGACACGCTGCCGCCGCTCGCGCTGTGGCTCGTCACGGCGCTGCTGATCGGCGCGCATCAGGGCTCCGCGCTCACGCTGCTGTTTCCGGTGCTGTCGATCGCCACGGGGCTGTGGCTCTACTTCGTGAACCCGGTGCGGTATATCGGCTTCATGTGGTGGCTGTGGTTCCTGAGCCCCGAAGTGCGCCGGCTCGCCGACTACGGCAAGGGCGGCTTCACACCCACGAGTCTGATTCAGGTCGCGCCGCTCGCGGTCACGATGATCAGCGGCATTTCGCTGCTGCGCTATTACCCGGTGCTCGCGCAGCGGCGCGGTTTGCCGCTGCTGCTGGCGCTGCTCGGCATCGCCTATGCGTTCGTGGTGGGCGTGATGTCGTCGGGCCCGGCAGCGGCCGTCTACGACCTCGCCAACTGGGTGTATCCGCTGCTGATCGGCTTTCACATCATGGTGCTCACGCGCCAGTATCCCGAGTGCCGTCAGACCATCGTCAACACCTTCATCTACGGCATGCTCGTGATGGGCGCGTACGGCCTCGTGCAGTTCTTCATCATGCCGCCGTGGGACGCGATGTGGATGATCGGCTCGAACATGAATTCCCAGGGCGACCCCGTGCCGCTCGGCGTGCGCGTGTTCAGCACGATGAATTCGTCGGGGCCGTTCGCGTTCGCGATGATGGGCGCGATGGTGCTGGTGATGGCGGCGCAACATCGCGTGCGCTGGGTCGCGGCGGCGTTCGGCTTCTTCGCCTTCGCGCTTTCGCTGGTGCGCTCCACGTGGGGCGGCTGGGCCATCGCCATGCTGATTCAACTGGCGAAGTCGAGCAACAAGGTGCGCTTGCGTATCGTCATCAGCGCGTTCGTGCTCGCGGGCGTGTGTGTGCCGCTGCTCACCTTCGGGCCGGTCGCGGACCGCATGCAGCAGCGCCTGAATTCACTCGTCAATCTGAGCGACGACCAGAGCTACGAAGCGCGTAACCAGTTTTACGCCGAATTCGCCAAGACGGCCTTCACCGACGTGACGGGCGAAGGCATGGGTGCCACCGGCGCCTCGACGAAGCTCTCGAGCGACAACGGCGAACTGGGCAAATACGGCAGCTTCGACAGCGGCGTGATGAACATTCCGTTCGTGCTCGGCTGGCCCGGCACGCTGCTCTACATGTCGGGCGTGCTGTGGCTGATCGTGCGCGCCGTGCGCGAGTCGTTCCGCATGCAGGAAGACCGCTACGTGTGCGCGTGCCTGAGTCTCGCCGTATCGATTTTCGCCATGCTCGTGTTCACGAACTCACTCGTCGGCACGGGCGGTTTGCTGCTCTTTTCGAGTGTGTTTTCCATTCTCAGCGCGGGGCATTGGCGCAAGCTGGAGCGACGCCAGGCATTCAACAGGGAGGTCTCCGAGTGA